AGTCCTGATGTTGTTGATGCTGGACTGCTTCGACTGCTGTTGtaatgaaattgatattttgGCTGAGGTTGGTGGATATGATGGCTGCTGCAGCTTGATTTTAATGCAGCAATACAGCTACTTTGATTACTGGTACTGGCAGAAGATTGCTCACCATTGCCACTGTTGCTGCTGGTGCTTCCATCACCGCTTCCATTTTGGTCACTACTAGTACTATCACAAGAAATTTTAATGTTCTCAATGCCACGACTCGCCTCAGTCAGGATAAGTGGAGTTGCGGAACGGAACATATGGCTTCGATTCGGTTTTAACGCTTCCAATGGAGGCGAGGTCCGGAAGTTAACTGGTGTTGAGATCGGTTCTAACATATTTTTTAgctgaaaaatggaaaaaagaacaaaaataaataatcggTAGCTacaagaaaagttttgtttgtttgaacttatttgaGTCGATTTAGGaatttttatgaatgatttGTATAACTTTAAGCCAAACCAATAAATGTCATTTACTAGCTTGTCAATGAAAAGCTTTAGTATCCATGATTATGGTTcgcaaaaattaacttttataccTCGAAAATCtctttttcaaagaaaagattCTGTGTAGTGAATGAGTTCAGTGAAACACTCAatcagaaaaatacattttacaaaGGTAGTACTCGCCTTGAAAATTACGTTTTAATACTCCTGCATTTCACTTTTGATATATATGAATAAGATACGAAATAAACGAGATTAAGAgtaagaaaaattagttttagtcGTCTGCTTTTCTTTCCGCCTGTCTAAACCTCTTAAGTAAAAGCCTGAGCCGCTGGAGTTTTCTTGATAGGAACATTGTCTTAGCTTCAAATATAACCATACCTTTCTACTATGACATTTTGCTACTCTAACggttgtaataaaaaaaatagtttagcaGCTTTCTAAACCTTCTAATAATTTTGACTGTCAGTTTGACAGAACggaaaaatgaaatagaaacaGAATTCACTATTCATTCTTACCTAGCATTCAAATTcgctttgcatttcttttcttccCTTTTGAATTGTGCGATAGAGAATAATCAAGTCGTACTAATTCTATTGTCAGATTTTTGAAAGCGAAATTGAGAAATCAGCCTAAATGACTTTTTAACTGTCAGTTgtgttaagtttgtttttatttgacaatccAGTCTCTCGGagttgaacaatttattttattctgaagTTGGGTGTAAATGGGCAGTTTACAAAATGATCATATTTTTGACAGAGACAGCATTAGACTCATTTTGACGTCTAAAAGTCTTTTTGCAccgttaataatatttaaaatactacttgttaaaagaaaatcacTAATTGTAATACATAAAGTGACAAAAAATCGAGTTTTAGGATATTTCAAGTTTAGAAGTGAAATACTCTTCGTTTTAGAAtcattatttccttttttttcaagttcagaAGAGTCTCTCGGGTTTCGGATTgccaaaaaatgaatttgaaccTTCGTAGATACGTTCAATAAATGTTTATCTGCCATAATTTTATGGCTTTGCCGCCCAAcgctccaggaggagttaaagtgcTGTTTCTAGCGgccggaaacgaagaagaagaattttatgGTTTGGTTTCTTTGAGCAGTTTTAGCTTATTATTTGAGTTATATTTTATCATAACTACGATTAAAAACATCTTAACAagatcattttttaaacttttgtaagaaaaatttaaatagtatcctcattttgaaacatcgatagtaaacttattgttttagattgtaatttttttagatcTTCTGATCAAGTCGTATgtagttaattattattttagaaaatactaACCTCATCGTCTGAACTATGAGCCAATGAtcgttttctattttctatcaTCGTTGAGCTGGAACGTTTCGATGTGGATGCAGCCTCACCAAAAAGTTCATCTGGCTCTAACGATGATGAACCTCTTTCGGATATGAGCGAAGAAGCAGTCCCACGTACTACAAGAATACTGGCTGCCGCTTCTGCGGCTGCTAAAGAAGACGGTCCATTTATTACCTCAAGCTCTTCTTCTGAGCTGTGTTGATCATATAACAGGTGGGACTGACACATCATGGCAGGGGAATCTAAGGAGCAAGCGGTATCAGTTGGGGAAGTAGCGTCTAGGCGAGAGCTCATGCCTTCCgagaaatatgaattttttaaaaatattatgtgaAAAACGTGAATTcctttgaaaattgtaaattcgtcaaatttgaatttttttgaacttaCTTGTTTCCATTTCGGGCTCTGAGTGAACTCTCTCAGCATCTATATCACCATCAGATTCGGTTCCGGAATCGTGTACGTCACTCTGAAAGCAGTTATCAAAAGCTATAAGTATTTATCGTACAATCAAAGGTATAGCGTATaggtataaaatgaaaatatgtgaTTTTGGTTGCAAAGGGAGTGCTTGTGTGCAGCATTTGAGGAGGCAACAAACTGCCGCTGCCGCTGCCTCTGCCTTTGCCGCTGTCGCTGCCATTGCCACTGCCGCACATGTATGCTCCATGCACATAGACAATTTTAATTCAGAGTAAAGTGCTCCTGGTGTCTATGTGCATGTGAATACGAGTCGTGTAAAATCTGCGCCTGCATcctgaaaatgctactttttctaccgttcgtcgtcgtcgttttcgacGTTGTCGTCCATCAGAGAAGCAGCACTATGATGAAAAACCACAATCGTTTTATGGAAGCCATATTTCATGACCTTCAACTATTTTGTGGGCGGCGTacctatctatttttttttttttgtttaaattaaaccaTGAAAATTCTATTGCTCACCTTTTTGGTAAAACTACAAGAATTGTTGAGGTTATCGTTAATCGACTGAGTTCGCAACTTGTGCGTgatatattttatcatattcGCCGGCACAACTTCGGTggtagacgaaaataaaatatttttcgtctGCGAgagtaaaacaacaacaaaaaagaactcaATCCACGGCAAAGTTGAGGGTCCTTACCCCTCGTCTTCGTTCCAGCCTCTTTCCTCGTAAAGCAGCACCTTCCGGGTGTACGTTCTACAACACATAGGTTCACAATATCGATTTTAACGATTAATCACTTTTGGAGGTTTTCTCGTTGACTATACTAGGTAGAGTAAGCATGTCTCCTACGCACAGCAAAATTTTCTGTtcagttcttttttcttaaagcttaaaagacgacgacgacgtttgCAATGAGCCCTGAAAGTTTTCTAGACATATCTTTTGGATTATCCATCACTAAGCTACTACATAAGCACACCAAAACCGATTCGATTCTTAAATAATTggcatttgaaaaattgtgtaataAAAACCAgactttgtaaataaatttagtcGATTTGTCTACCTCCTCGACCGGCTCGGCGGCGTTACAAAAACTGATTGTAGATGAATGTCTATCTCTTGGAGTAGGAATTGCACTTGGCTTGGTCTTGGTGGTGGTTGGTTTTGTCTCTACATGCATTTTAAATACTCATAAATCATAGCACGAAAACGAAATATTGAAATgcgcaaattttgaaaattgtccatagAAAAAGTGAGGGCGAGCCTCTATGTTTTTATGCGCCGAGAATTTTACCACCAAAGCCAATGTGTATATCATATTTTGgtattcttgttttatttttgtttttaatttttttttttattttaatcacaaCATTTTATCAGcagcaaaaccaaaaaaacaaccaaacaaaCGATTAATTAAATCAACGATATTAGTTGAATGTTTTCTTGCCCGTGCCAGAGCCAGTCCATACTGGTTTATCGACGGAAACCCgaaaagatacaatatctaaATTTTGGATGTCTCCTATTGTGTAGTGTAGTTTAATGTATCTAACTTGCAATGAGTTGCTTTGGTCTCTCTTCTTTCTTTCACGTTTCATGCAGCCTCTCTTAATTCTTGCAAATGCAATGCCTTCGCTTTCGACTTTGCCGCTGCTACAAAGCTCATAATGTCACCGATTACGTGTTAGGAAAAGCTGAAAAGCTAAAACCCAGCTGCTGAATGCCGTAACTCACGTAggtttttttaagttgatataATTAAACAACGAGATAGCACAAAGTTGTGAGGCATTCATATTTGTGTGTAGgtttttgtttagtattttgTTGACCAGTGCAAGTAGATGAGGAGAAAGTCTTTTTTTGGAGGGaaatttacgtttttttaaGCTTGTTTTCTATGAATGAACCCTTTTTAACTTTACTATTCTGTTACAATTTACTCTAGACGAAGCATacacactaaaaataaaaataaataaattgggtgacgcaacagtccgttgagaactagggcctagtgacttacaactctcaaccattcctgtgtgcgagtaatgttgtcaggaacggaggggacctacagtttatatgccgaatccgaacgactaatttgagaaagcgcttttttatgacaagacttactcttggagaatttgtcaattcctcgcaagaggcagtaccagtgcaaagactttagatggcattggcagggatcgaacccaagacctctgccatgtcagtccaaagcactaaccatcatgccacgggtacacacctttaactattaaaatacaaaatatggatAATTTTAAACTCCtgcaaacctttttttatgacGCAGTGCTTATTTTATATGATTCAATAGTAAGATTCTATAAGTCTGGGCTTTCTAAAcgtgatatttttttaactatccGTTTTTAACCCGAAATTGCCGACaacagttttaattaaaattagttgaaatctTATTTAGGCGAAATTTTCTTATATATGAATCatttaacaaaacacattttcttCTCTAAAATAACCTTAAcacaattcaaaatttgacaactctCTTATTCTCTTAGTGTATTTATTATAGGCGTAACGAAATAGCAATTTTAACAGTAACGAAAACATCGAATTCAAAAGTCATTTCAAATAGATTAAAACGTCAACAGCTCTTTTGGCAGCATAAAaacgaataaattaaaataggtgACAAATTTGCAAATGCAGTTTGAACAAAGTTACGTTGAGCCTAGttacttaaaactctcaactattcctgtatACGAGTAATGTCAGAGAAATGCCGAATGATAGATAAATGAAACGAAACCAAAATCCGATTGTCACACTTTGATAAACCTGAGAAATGTCATCTTAAAAATTGGTAACTTTTGCATAGCGCCATCAAGGGTACAGGTCTaaagttgatgttgatgttgctgtATTAATATATTCAAACCCATCTTAAACCAGAGTCTCTGAAAAGTGTTAAGTGTTTGTCAAAATTTCTGTGCTATTCTGTTTCTGGCTTTAGTTTTCGATTCAACCGCAACTAACTTCACTTAAATTACATTTCCTTTATGTTACTAtgatttccatttttaattaaaagtatttgaCTTCTCTGATTGGTATTGAGCTACTTTCTCACCTGATTTTgaagtataaatatttgtaaataaggCTATTTAACTACTATTTAACTATATTCGCTGTGTTTTATGATTTTAGGAATACTTTGTTTAAccagctttaaaaatattgaatatcgaGGAACCGGTTCTCctcataaaaattgttcaagCGATATACAGTAAAAATAGCTTCCggttcttatttaaataaagcaaACAACTCAAAAATCTGTCAGTTAAACACTaaataaaaaacgttttaaaaatagttgctagtcgaaataaaagcaaacaaaaattacctcATACGATTTTCAACCTTACTAAACTAATTTGTTGATCCAAATTTTTGTGTTTGGCTAACCTTAAAACTGCTATAACTATGGCACGgacattcaaaaatgttaaatccaGAAATTTTAGGATGTAAATATATACACGCATTTAATCTTCATAGTTAACTCAATATCGATAAGATAACATTTAAACAACTATTGAACTCACGGCTCAATATCATctgtgtacaaaaataaaagcatgAGTCTTTTGATTGTTTACTAGCTATGTTAAGTCTGTTGCTTCACATTAAACTTTCTTACACAAAGACTTCAATACGCtagaaatcatttttgtttacaaaaatacttAGTTGGACCTTCAACAACAAGTAATTCTGACATCGTTAAATTAAGGCATATCCCATAAATAGAAGAACTGACACTGACATTAGACTGAGTTGCCACCCATGtttttgtgaataaattaaataatcctTTTGCAAAATGGAAATTTCAAGATTGttgattgtaattattttttaaactcgtTCCACCATATACCTAAATAACTTAATCCGCCAATGGTGACCTACTGGTCTGTAAGACCGGGTTCGCGaaaaaatgtgaataaattTCTTCTCCGTTATAgtcttttgttgaatttgaacttgTGTATTGTCATAACAGAGCATCTGTTGATTTAATATCGTTGTTTTATTGACAAGGAacattatgtatatttaaaaaaaagtgaaatattagtaacatatttcgaaaaatcttcagttGAAAAACCGGTCCATGAGACAGGCGTCACCACTGATCAAAGTCAAAATTGCGTCACCAACGGCGGGTTAACGCGAAACTGAGTTACCTATCATGGCTGTGGGAACAAATTACTTTTCCTTTAGCAAAAGGGAAATTCCACGTTTGTTGATGGGAAATTCTATTCTTAAAAGTCCTTTTACACTCGTTAGAGTCGTTAACATAGTgctttctctctctctttcttttgATACTCTCTTTTATGgtagaaaaatacaattacAAAACCCACACATCATACTACTCACTTACTCACTGCAACTCGTTGAGTACCTATGTGTATAATGTGTATagtatttattgttgttgttgtttgttgccTTTTTGCACTTCTATCAGGAAAACTTTCTTCGTTTACGCTTAAATTTTTGAACGAGTACGCGACACTTTCAGAAATTTCAACACCTACACCACACACTCTCATAATAATAATGCATGTCTTACATAATTTACAAACAAAGACAAGACTTATCTATGTAACTTTGGTTGTAGCTTATAGATAGATAGGTAGATGGATAATcactcttaaaataaaaagaaaaataaacttttatctgCAAAAGATACGTAGATACTCTCGGATGCGCTTACCTCTGCGAATTCAAAATGCCATATAATGGCTGATGGATTTATTGCAATTACGGTGGTAGATGCATCGGCTgccttcaatttcaatttcaaattcagtttcagattcagattcagatacTTTAGAGCTAAAGATGTCGAACTTAAGTGTCTGTTGTCTCACTACACATCTCTAAAAAGCATATAGGTATAAATCGAAATAAATTTGGATTCAGGCCTGCGCATATGTGCAGCACAAATTGAAAATCGTGACCACTATACGCTGCttgcaaaaaaacaacaacaaaaattaaaagcagtCAAGACAACAACGGTACGAACGAACGGCGGCGGTGACGAGCGACGAAAACGAATCAAATCCAATCGAATGGAATGGAATGAAATCAAATATAAAGTCGATGTAACACTTTGAGTTTGACGTGTCAACACACAAAAGAACAAACATAACAGGTTAGAGGACTTCGAGTCTATATTTCGAACGAGATATGGATTCTAGTCTAGAGGAACAACACAAATCCACTTCCTCCCGAAAACcaacaatcaaaaaataaaagaaacttctTCTAGATCTAGATCTAGACACAACCAaatccaaaaccaaaaccaaaagcaaCCATTCCACTCTCTACTTCAAAACATATGTGTCTATAGGTACACATCATGCACACATGGCAATTGCACTAAAAACAGTGTATCTATGTTTGTCGGTTTGTTGGAACTTGGAAGCCAttgcacgacgacgacgatgagcgACGATGGAACAAAATCAATAGAGACCCATTATGGGcacacaattattattttgttctgaTAGTTTTGAGTCTTTGAAAAGAATCTTTTAGTAGTCCCAGGAATAAATAACTACCTTGCTTGTGGTCACTTGTCACTGGACACTGGTCACCTGGAACATCAATTTAGCGAGTAAGATTGACTAAATCCGACTCCGAATTATGAATAGAGTGAGGGAGAAGGGGTAAGTTTAGTTGATTATTTCCGCGGCGGTAGTGGTGCTGGTTCTGGTACTAGTATAGTGGGTGGTAGTAGCCGTATAGCCGTAAGCCCGTAACCCTcccgacgacgacaacgacaacgacgattaACAACGATTCGATCACCGGACGGACCGTTCTTGCAGATAAAAGACTTTCATTCACCACCACAAAAAGTTGACTGATGGCAGTGAGGCAGTGGCAGTGGCTTTGGCTTGGTTTCACGATTATTTGATTTCGCATGCAACTCATGGAAGGAAGGAACATGGATACGCTGtgaatctgaatctgaatcggCTCCAAAAGTTGACATTTTACTACGCGTACAACAGAAATACAACTCTTGACGTTGGTCTTGGTCGTTGTAAACGTGACTTTTTTTAGTATACTCGTGTGTGTGTATACAAGTAGCGTGTAATTTTGTGGTGGTAATAGGTAACTTGTTcagttgtatatttttatggAACTCACTGTCATCAGTAAAAAGCTCCCCCTAGTGTCTATCAACTGTATATCATATCAGCGCGCCATGGGCTGCGGGGAAATGGGCATAGGGACGGGGACTGGAATTAAGATGTGTATAGATGTTTATTTCTGGTAGTGGGTGAGACGTGAGAGCCATGCACATATACATTTGCTTTTTTGATAGCGTACACGTTATGTGCCATGCGCAGTTATAAAGAGTGTGTAGGTGTTTGCAGCAAGTTTGCTTTGAATGGTCTTCAAAGAGCTTTTACAAAAAAGCTCGTTTTTTCTTTGAACAGGGTGTAGAAAAAGGAGATTTTCGAGATTTACTATGTGTCAATTATACATTTCGGATtcagaagttttgttttattaaagattgatgtttcgtttaaaaaaagagctgtaaaaagttttgatttcaattcTTAACCTCAACTTTATAAGGTCTAAAACGGAACGTAGAGATGAACATAGATAAAGAATTTACAACATTTTCAGACCACTCTGTGCTGACAAATGAGATGGCAATAGCCTAATACCGTTCAATTACATATGGTCTGTTCACACGGTTTTGGTAATTTTAGTACAATATGTCACAACTTCATTGACAGGTGATccgataatttaatttttgacagaaaagaCTCATCTGGTAATCATATGactaacgtttttgacataatTGTTACAAGAAACTGTCATTTCAAATATCTGACAATCCTTTGTTTTAGCTGaggttaatttaaatattttgcaatctTTGGTCCATCTTTAATTGTCAACAACCCATACACATTTTGTGTAGTTAAGTTTGCACTTATTAAGCAGTTTCtgtgtaaaacatttaaaatatctatatttaagtttaaaaactaTGGGCatgtttatatttcttagatttctgagaatttttgcTGTCAGATTGACAGAGCAGAAGAATAAGAATTAAACAGAATTTAAACTAGCTTCGTATTCCTATTcttcgtttttaaattgttggatAGATAATAATTGAGAAATATATTCCTAAAGTTTTCACAGCAAAAACGAGAAATTGGTCgtattcacaaagctagtagctacgtagtcaagggattctgattggctaaatctaactacaaaagtagttgaaatttcccctccgacgtaggattcggctacaaagttagtggagaatgattttgacgtttcacagtCAGCTGTTCGGTAAAgtaacacgaattcaaaatgaaataaattgttcaatatttaaatacaaatataaatcattcaaattgtggcttaaatttgattttattgaatttaaaaaaacacaaaagataagttaaagttatcaaattattttaactaacttattttatatatttgcatttgtcaataatatgacagttccagattgactagctttgtagtgtagttttgtattcacaaagctagttgaattttgactacgatGCCAAGCCagtagctttgtgaatgcgaccattgtccttatgttttcgaaaatattgaaGGCttcaagatttttgaaatataaactggaAAAGTTAGAAATTAGTTTGAGAATTTGTTTTCTAAGTTTGAAACTAAGATCAAACCATATAAAATATCGTTAAAACCCTAGGTTGTGTTAACATTGGCTTCTTCTGAATCCATTTGGATTGACATCTTAAAATTTGAGCTTGCTCCTACTTTATGGCATGAAAACGATAGTGAATAGGATAgacacttttttgacatttcttcaaatttcacGGTGTAATTCTCAAAGCCAATGTGCATTCTGCAATAATCGATATCTTAtcactttgaatataaaatgaaacaacctctaaaatattttaaacaatttcgaaTTGCGTTTATTAAATCTAAGCACttattaaacattaattaaattcttgttcttattttaaatattttataggtatatgtaaaaaaaaactatcataaATTGTGTCAAAAACTTGGCAttacaattattaataatacTAAACTATGTTTTCGCTTCGCAAAAAGTTCGTTCGATTGtctatttacaaaaacttaagaactaaatgaaaatattaatgatct
This window of the Eupeodes corollae chromosome 3, idEupCoro1.1, whole genome shotgun sequence genome carries:
- the LOC129949521 gene encoding uncharacterized protein LOC129949521 isoform X2 — encoded protein: METSMSSRLDATSPTDTACSLDSPAMMCQSHLLYDQHSSEEELEVINGPSSLAAAEAAASILVVRGTASSLISERGSSSLEPDELFGEAASTSKRSSSTMIENRKRSLAHSSDDELKNMLEPISTPVNFRTSPPLEALKPNRSHMFRSATPLILTEASRGIENIKISCDSTSSDQNGSGDGSTSSNSGNGEQSSASTSNQSSCIAALKSSCSSHHIHQPQPKYQFHYNSSRSSPASTTSGLELDVRSVSPPAKLFHCAISPRRRPMRAHHAPQRLQRPHRPCLDFDKMQQLQDRSVSSWRHNSEHTGELSVFCW
- the LOC129949521 gene encoding uncharacterized protein LOC129949521 isoform X1 produces the protein MIKYITHKLRTQSINDNLNNSCSFTKKSDVHDSGTESDGDIDAERVHSEPEMETSMSSRLDATSPTDTACSLDSPAMMCQSHLLYDQHSSEEELEVINGPSSLAAAEAAASILVVRGTASSLISERGSSSLEPDELFGEAASTSKRSSSTMIENRKRSLAHSSDDELKNMLEPISTPVNFRTSPPLEALKPNRSHMFRSATPLILTEASRGIENIKISCDSTSSDQNGSGDGSTSSNSGNGEQSSASTSNQSSCIAALKSSCSSHHIHQPQPKYQFHYNSSRSSPASTTSGLELDVRSVSPPAKLFHCAISPRRRPMRAHHAPQRLQRPHRPCLDFDKMQQLQDRSVSSWRHNSEHTGELSVFCW